The following coding sequences lie in one Pirellulales bacterium genomic window:
- a CDS encoding sugar ABC transporter ATP-binding protein, translating to MNRPLLTMSDVSKRFGATQALAGVSLEVEAGQVRALIGENGAGKSTLMKILAGAIRADAGRMTVAGEDYAPTGPADARRRGVAMIFQELNLAPHLSVEANILLGQERSRCGLLRGRESRQIARRALARLAQAELPLDVPVGTLSIGAQQLVEIARALASDARVLVFDEPTSSLTEEDTACLFQVIRELRAAGLGIIYISHFLEEVAEISDTYTVLRDGRTVASGRIEETTLDAIVRQMVGRDLDELFPHVPHEAGEVVLRVKNFSGVKSPRGVGLELHRGEIFGLAGLIGAGRSELVRAIFGLERVASGEVAIVDGARVAPVGRSPRRSIERGLGLVSEDRKEEGLAVELSIADNLTYTRLSKYGRGGVLNLRRRDAAVREYIERVRCKTTGPGQAIAELSGGNQQKIAIARLLHQEAEVFLLDEPTRGIDVGTKAEIYRLIGELARVGKTIVLVSSYLPELLGVCDRIGVMCRGELREVRPTREWNEESIMHCATGREQVAC from the coding sequence ATGAACAGACCGCTGTTGACGATGTCGGACGTGTCGAAGCGGTTCGGGGCGACGCAGGCGCTTGCGGGCGTTTCGCTCGAGGTGGAAGCGGGCCAGGTCCGCGCGCTGATCGGCGAGAATGGCGCGGGCAAATCCACGCTGATGAAAATCCTGGCCGGCGCGATTCGCGCCGACGCCGGGCGCATGACGGTGGCGGGAGAAGATTACGCGCCGACGGGTCCGGCCGATGCACGCCGTCGCGGCGTGGCGATGATCTTTCAGGAGTTGAATCTCGCGCCGCATCTTTCGGTCGAGGCGAATATCCTGCTCGGCCAGGAACGCAGCCGTTGTGGCCTGTTGAGGGGGCGCGAGAGTCGACAGATCGCGCGACGGGCGCTGGCGCGATTGGCGCAGGCCGAGCTGCCGCTCGACGTTCCCGTGGGAACGCTTTCGATCGGCGCGCAACAACTGGTCGAGATTGCGCGGGCGCTGGCCTCGGACGCGCGGGTACTCGTCTTCGACGAACCGACCAGCTCGCTGACCGAAGAAGACACGGCCTGCCTGTTCCAGGTGATTCGCGAGCTGCGCGCCGCGGGTCTGGGCATCATCTACATCAGTCACTTCCTGGAAGAGGTGGCCGAGATCAGCGACACGTACACCGTGTTGCGCGACGGGCGCACCGTGGCGAGTGGGCGGATCGAAGAGACAACGCTCGACGCCATCGTCAGGCAGATGGTGGGGCGCGATCTCGACGAGCTGTTTCCGCACGTGCCGCACGAAGCGGGTGAAGTGGTGCTGCGGGTCAAAAATTTCTCGGGGGTGAAGTCGCCGCGCGGCGTGGGGCTCGAATTGCATCGCGGCGAGATCTTCGGGCTGGCCGGCTTGATCGGCGCGGGACGCAGCGAGCTGGTGCGGGCGATCTTCGGTCTGGAACGCGTCGCCTCGGGTGAAGTGGCGATCGTCGACGGCGCGCGCGTGGCGCCGGTGGGGCGCTCGCCGCGGCGAAGCATCGAGCGTGGACTGGGGCTGGTGAGCGAAGACCGCAAGGAGGAGGGGCTCGCCGTCGAACTTTCGATCGCCGACAACCTGACCTACACGCGACTCTCGAAGTATGGTCGGGGCGGGGTGCTCAATCTACGCCGGCGCGACGCGGCGGTGCGCGAGTATATCGAGCGGGTGCGCTGCAAGACGACAGGACCAGGTCAGGCCATCGCCGAGCTTTCTGGCGGCAATCAGCAGAAGATCGCCATTGCGCGGCTGCTGCACCAGGAGGCCGAGGTGTTTTTGCTCGACGAGCCGACGCGCGGTATCGACGTGGGGACGAAGGCCGAGATCTATCGTCTGATTGGAGAACTGGCGCGTGTGGGCAAGACGATCGTGCTGGTGAGCAGTTACCTGCCCGAGTTGCTCGGCGTGTGCGATCGCATCGGCGTGATGTGCCGCGGCGAGCTGCGCGAGGTGCGCCCCACGCGCGAGTGGAACGAGGAGTCGATCATGCACTGTGCCACGGGCCGGGAGCAGGTGGCATGCTGA
- a CDS encoding ABC transporter permease has translation MLSRGELAANTARVATRATWRTIWSAVAPFVGLLVVIAIFGIYQELYKPDNPFLAERWFKLIAKQSTIVGMGALGMTVIIISGGIDLSAGSILALCSVSLAILLKNGHGAMESLALALGLGLLCGAANGLLVTGLRLVPFIVTLGTMLVFRGLAEWVSDQKKIQAPDAPDWMSTLLNTPPPGSWQLVPTGAWIVVALGLVLAFVLRYTVFGRYVFALGSNEATARLCGINVPAVKVAVYALGGLFMGAAGVFDFNDLYKQGSPTSGLGLELQMIAAVVIGGGSLNGGRGSVLGSIVGALTMTTLRNGCVYAGVSDPLQKVVVGGIIIAAVAIDQVLHRGQRG, from the coding sequence ATGCTGAGCCGTGGAGAGCTTGCCGCGAACACTGCCCGAGTGGCGACGCGCGCCACGTGGCGCACGATCTGGTCAGCGGTGGCGCCGTTCGTGGGACTGCTGGTCGTGATCGCCATCTTTGGCATCTACCAGGAGCTTTACAAACCGGACAATCCGTTTCTGGCAGAGCGGTGGTTCAAGCTGATTGCCAAGCAGAGCACGATCGTCGGCATGGGCGCGCTGGGGATGACGGTGATCATCATCAGCGGGGGCATCGATCTTTCTGCCGGATCGATTCTCGCGCTCTGTTCCGTGTCGCTGGCCATCCTCTTGAAGAATGGCCACGGCGCGATGGAATCGCTGGCGCTCGCGCTGGGGCTGGGACTGTTGTGCGGCGCGGCGAACGGGTTGCTCGTGACCGGGTTGCGGCTGGTCCCCTTCATCGTGACGCTGGGCACGATGCTCGTGTTTCGCGGACTGGCCGAATGGGTCTCGGATCAGAAGAAGATTCAAGCCCCCGACGCGCCCGACTGGATGTCGACGCTGTTGAACACGCCGCCACCGGGGAGTTGGCAGTTGGTGCCCACTGGGGCGTGGATCGTCGTGGCGCTGGGCCTCGTGCTGGCCTTTGTGTTGCGCTATACCGTCTTTGGGCGGTACGTGTTCGCGCTCGGTTCGAACGAGGCGACCGCGCGGTTGTGCGGCATCAACGTGCCGGCGGTGAAGGTCGCCGTGTATGCGCTGGGGGGCCTGTTCATGGGGGCGGCCGGCGTGTTCGACTTCAACGATCTCTACAAGCAGGGGAGCCCGACGAGCGGACTGGGGCTCGAGTTGCAGATGATCGCTGCCGTGGTGATCGGCGGTGGCAGTCTCAATGGCGGACGCGGGAGCGTGCTGGGATCGATCGTTGGGGCGCTCACGATGACGACGCTCCGCAATGGCTGCGTCTATGCCGGCGTGAGCGATCCACTGCAGAAGGTGGTGGTCGGCGGCATTATCATCGCCGCCGTGGCGATCGATCAGGTGCTGCACCGCGGACAGCGCGGGTGA
- a CDS encoding thioredoxin family protein, with protein MRQFIWHSVVVLLALHYVAAAEAQQPIAWQQDLEAAKRLAAETNRLVVVHFWAPWCDPCMALEQSVFNQPGMAEQLEAKFVPVKLNVDQNRPIAAQYGVRSIPTDVIIKPDGSVVGTTPSPQLPHHYLGRLNQIAASAMPAADVVAAPTTPPAPAATPGRPQKEDRYAGYYREQGMDPNSPPAASSTPSYQAPPATDVAANQVPMNQPLPASPAPTAPAIEQYQQPQLPGNSMPSPPPWAAAAGTPQQAPPMAPMQQPTAPQMQPQQNQVAGQTATGLPPGSPPLGLDGYCPVQLIENWTWVVGDRQWGAIHEGRTYLFAGPRERQLFLENPHKYAPVEAGDDAVVLREQGVRVPGRRECGGVYDGRLYLFSNEQSYAKFEQAAKLAGSQQRPSPYAVPIMQAMRQ; from the coding sequence ATGCGTCAATTCATCTGGCATTCTGTCGTCGTGCTGCTGGCTCTGCACTACGTCGCGGCCGCCGAGGCTCAACAGCCGATCGCGTGGCAGCAGGATCTCGAAGCGGCCAAGCGCCTTGCCGCCGAAACCAACCGCCTGGTGGTCGTCCACTTTTGGGCGCCCTGGTGCGATCCCTGCATGGCGCTCGAGCAATCGGTGTTCAACCAGCCCGGCATGGCCGAGCAACTCGAGGCCAAGTTCGTGCCAGTGAAATTGAACGTCGATCAGAATCGTCCCATCGCGGCCCAATACGGCGTGCGCTCGATTCCGACCGACGTGATCATCAAGCCCGATGGTTCGGTCGTCGGCACGACCCCCAGCCCGCAGTTGCCGCATCACTACCTGGGGCGTTTGAATCAAATCGCCGCGAGCGCGATGCCGGCCGCTGATGTCGTCGCCGCGCCCACCACTCCGCCGGCGCCGGCGGCAACTCCTGGGCGGCCACAGAAAGAAGATCGCTACGCCGGCTACTATCGCGAGCAGGGCATGGATCCGAATTCCCCCCCCGCCGCCTCAAGCACGCCGAGCTACCAGGCGCCGCCAGCCACGGACGTCGCGGCGAACCAGGTGCCGATGAACCAACCCCTTCCTGCTTCGCCGGCTCCCACCGCGCCCGCGATCGAGCAGTATCAGCAGCCGCAGTTGCCGGGAAACAGCATGCCTTCGCCTCCCCCCTGGGCGGCCGCCGCGGGCACTCCGCAGCAGGCTCCTCCGATGGCGCCGATGCAGCAGCCGACGGCTCCGCAGATGCAGCCGCAACAAAATCAAGTCGCCGGGCAGACGGCCACCGGACTGCCCCCGGGCAGTCCGCCCCTCGGTCTCGACGGCTACTGTCCCGTGCAATTGATCGAAAACTGGACCTGGGTCGTGGGAGATCGCCAATGGGGCGCCATTCACGAAGGTCGCACCTACTTATTCGCAGGTCCCCGCGAACGACAGTTGTTCCTCGAAAATCCGCATAAGTACGCCCCGGTCGAAGCGGGCGACGACGCCGTCGTGCTCCGCGAGCAAGGCGTGCGCGTGCCGGGTCGCCGCGAGTGCGGTGGCGTCTACGACGGTCGGCTCTATCTCTTCTCGAACGAACAGTCGTACGCCAAGTTCGAACAGGCCGCCAAGCTGGCCGGTAGCCAACAGCGCCCCAGCCCCTACGCCGTCCCCATCATGCAGGCCATGCGTCAGTAA
- a CDS encoding DUF2236 domain-containing protein, whose amino-acid sequence MVRSPALAKILTLDPRRDHQEIVFLSSAYEFPWDFERSLELALLRTFCVPTISAILDCSGEFAQRAAKRYDDTELILAEIVEHGYDSPRGGAALRRMNEIHGRFKIQNDDYLYVLSTFIYEPIRWIARFGWRPLTEQERLGSFWFWYEIGTRMGIRDIPADFDTFDRFNRGYERDRIRPCETNRRVGAATRALFLSWFPRYAHPVAGAMVDALVDDVMREALSYRAPLPGLRPLLHGLLRLRAGAVRWLPPRRHPRLLTQVQRRSYPRGYEIDQLGPPS is encoded by the coding sequence ATGGTTCGTTCGCCCGCTCTGGCCAAGATCCTCACGCTCGACCCGCGCCGAGATCATCAGGAAATTGTCTTTCTGAGCAGCGCCTACGAATTCCCTTGGGACTTCGAACGCTCGCTCGAGTTGGCCCTGCTGCGGACGTTTTGCGTCCCCACGATCTCGGCCATCCTCGATTGCTCGGGCGAGTTCGCCCAGCGCGCCGCCAAACGTTACGACGACACCGAATTGATCCTGGCGGAAATCGTCGAGCACGGGTACGACAGCCCGCGCGGCGGAGCGGCCCTCCGCAGGATGAACGAAATCCACGGCCGCTTCAAAATTCAGAACGACGATTATCTCTACGTCTTGAGCACGTTCATCTACGAACCTATACGCTGGATCGCTCGCTTTGGTTGGCGCCCTCTCACCGAGCAGGAGCGCCTGGGCAGCTTCTGGTTCTGGTACGAGATCGGCACTCGCATGGGCATCCGCGACATCCCGGCCGACTTCGACACCTTCGATCGCTTCAACCGCGGCTACGAACGCGATCGCATCCGGCCTTGCGAAACCAATCGCCGCGTCGGCGCCGCCACGCGGGCCCTCTTCCTGAGCTGGTTTCCGCGCTACGCGCATCCCGTCGCCGGCGCCATGGTCGACGCGCTGGTCGACGACGTCATGCGCGAGGCGCTTTCGTATCGTGCCCCCCTGCCTGGGCTACGCCCGCTACTCCACGGCCTGCTTCGTCTGCGCGCTGGCGCCGTGCGCTGGTTGCCTCCGCGACGTCACCCGCGCCTGCTCACCCAGGTCCAGCGGCGCAGTTATCCGCGCGGTTACGAAATCGATCAGCTCGGACCGCCGAGCTAG
- the rho gene encoding transcription termination factor Rho, whose product MKKKKQGGRPRGRGGPGYGGQGQGGPGGGQHGHNNGPRGRFRGRPHPGNRSHQAEPELQENGEPMPLEPARGVLELHPNGYGFLRSVENNYQRERTDPFVPGAMIEKFRLREGLLINGMVQPNRKQQGPRLREIIDVDGMPPADYANVKTFDSLTPINPESWLQLETGQQPLTTRVMDLLTPLGKGQRALIVAPPRTGKTMMLQQISHSISENYPDVTLIVLLIDERPEEVTDMRRSVKGEVVASSLDRDVESHVRLSQLVVERCKRLVEMGKDVFLLMDSITRMARAFNKWVGNTGRTMSGGVDIKALDIPKKLFATARVFEEGGSLTIVATALVDTGSRMDELIFQEFKGTGNMELVLDRKLSDRRVWPAIDITQSGTRREEKLLDPETLHAVTMLRRTLTQMHHVDAMEQLTQKLGKFKSNKDFIKLIAGAGVAQ is encoded by the coding sequence ATGAAAAAGAAGAAGCAGGGCGGGCGCCCGCGCGGCCGTGGTGGTCCTGGGTATGGTGGTCAGGGCCAAGGGGGACCGGGGGGGGGACAGCACGGGCATAACAACGGTCCGCGAGGCCGTTTCCGTGGTCGGCCTCATCCGGGGAATCGCAGTCATCAGGCCGAGCCCGAGCTGCAGGAAAACGGCGAACCGATGCCGCTTGAGCCTGCCCGCGGCGTGCTTGAACTGCACCCCAACGGTTACGGCTTCCTCCGCTCGGTCGAGAATAACTACCAGCGCGAACGGACCGATCCCTTCGTGCCGGGGGCGATGATCGAAAAGTTCCGCCTCCGCGAAGGGTTGCTCATCAACGGCATGGTGCAGCCGAATCGCAAGCAGCAGGGACCGCGTCTGCGCGAGATCATCGACGTCGACGGCATGCCGCCGGCCGATTATGCGAACGTCAAGACGTTCGACTCGCTCACGCCGATCAATCCGGAGAGCTGGTTGCAGCTTGAAACGGGGCAGCAGCCGCTGACTACCCGCGTGATGGATCTGCTGACGCCGCTGGGCAAGGGGCAGCGTGCCTTGATCGTCGCTCCGCCGCGCACCGGCAAGACGATGATGCTGCAACAGATCAGCCATTCCATCTCGGAAAACTATCCCGACGTGACGTTGATCGTGCTGCTGATCGACGAGCGTCCGGAAGAAGTGACCGACATGCGCCGCTCGGTGAAGGGCGAAGTGGTGGCCAGCAGTCTGGACCGCGACGTCGAAAGCCACGTGCGTCTGTCGCAGTTGGTCGTCGAGCGCTGCAAGCGCCTGGTCGAGATGGGCAAGGACGTCTTTCTGCTGATGGATTCGATCACGCGCATGGCCCGCGCGTTCAACAAGTGGGTCGGCAACACCGGCCGGACGATGTCGGGGGGCGTCGATATCAAGGCGCTCGACATTCCGAAGAAGCTCTTCGCCACGGCCCGCGTGTTCGAAGAGGGAGGCTCGCTGACGATCGTCGCCACGGCGCTGGTCGACACGGGGAGCCGCATGGACGAGCTGATCTTCCAGGAGTTCAAGGGGACCGGCAACATGGAGCTGGTGCTCGATCGCAAGCTGTCGGACCGTCGCGTCTGGCCGGCGATCGACATTACGCAGTCGGGTACGCGCCGCGAAGAGAAGCTGCTCGATCCCGAGACGCTGCATGCCGTCACCATGCTGCGCCGTACGCTGACGCAGATGCATCACGTCGACGCCATGGAACAGCTCACGCAGAAGCTGGGCAAATTCAAGTCGAACAAAGACTTCATCAAGCTGATCGCCGGAGCGGGCGTGGCGCAGTAG